The stretch of DNA CTACAGCAACAACGCTCACCTGTTTGCTTCATTCCCAAGTGTTCTCAGTGCAGCTGTTCGATCATTCTCCAGAATCGGATCATAATTCTGGGAAAAGCGTCATCTCAACCTTTAGTCAGGACCGCAAATGGCACCGCTCATGCGTGTGCCGTTGAGGCCTCATGTGAGCATGCCAAAAGCTCGAAATCTTTAACGATGAGATTAGGAAGGATGCAGCCTGACGTTAATCACCTGGTCATTAAGGAAGGAAAATTCATCAGCTCTAACACATATCAAAAGTATAAGCTCTTCATAGCCATCACCGCTCCTGAAGAAACTATTATTTCTTTCCGTCGTCAGGCAGCACCTGCAGATCTCCTTTTCGAAACAGACATCGACGCTTACTACTACTCACGGGATGATAGTTCCTACCCCCTTTAGTTTTCCTCGGGGGAGTCACTATGCTAAATATCATACCTGGACAGACTTCTTGTCTATTATGACATGACTTAGACcgcatcctcatcacctcAATCCAACACCTCCATGACGTGAAATCGCCGTTTGAAGATTAAGATTTATGGGACAGGACTGGGCCCTGTATTGAAGCCGAACGTACGCGATGGAGGTACCTTTACCAAGCTGTCAAGCAAGATGCAGCATTGAGAAGAGTAAGACAGAGACGACCTAATAAAAGATGGTTGTAAGGCTCGTAGTAGCaaagccaagaagaaacCCAAGGATAAGATGAAGAGTGCCACGAGGAATGATAGGGGAGGGCATAAATCCCATTGGAAGAATGTCAAGGGAGGTGCGAACAGATTGAGCTGAGAGACAGAATAAAAAGTAGAAGTGATCATGAGGACAGCTTGTCAAATTGGGACGGGGAAAgcaggaagaaaggggTTCCTTTATCTCTTAGGACCTTGCACATAGCCTCAACGTAGGCCTTGtcccctttctccttcagcAAATCCTTTTCCACCCGGCCCATAGTCCACCATTCCTGctcactctcctcctcgtctaTCGACATATATGAGTCAGACTCGTAGCTTTCGCAACAGTCTGAAgagtcttcttcatcagctCCGTTGCAAAGCTCCTGCACCCtaccttccttctccatatCGGTTTTGTCGACAGCTTCCTCCTGAATCGTGGCAGATGCTGCTTCGTTTTGAAAGGATAAATGTTGAAAGGGGTGAACGAGGTGCTGATTTGTTTCGTCTAAAAGATTGAATAGTCATCAGCCTGTTATCATCCTTGACCTACATATAGACGTACCATTATTAATCATGTCTCTTAGACAGACATTGATCGATGAGAGGAGATCGCTGTCGGGAGGGTCCGGTAGGCGGCCGAGGGGGCGATCGATAGGGAGTGTCTTGATGAGGTCGATGCCCATCTGAATGGTGGCATGGGCGACCTTGACTCCAATTGGATCGAGATCTCCGTCGGCACTGAGGGTGCTATTGGTGAATAGCCGATGAGGAAGCGTACCGGTACCTCTGGGGCTCTTCAAGAACAGCTCAAATTCATCAACATTCTTCAAGACCTTTGGgggctcatcatcatcgccatcgTCCTTAGAGTCTCTCGTAGGATCCCTGTACTCAATCGCAATGCCCTCCTCATTGACTTCTCCCAATACCATCAACCTGCCAAACATGCCTCCGCGCTGAAACAAACCCCATCGGCAGCGGCAGGCCTGAAAGGAGCTGAGCGAGTAACCACAGAGTTGGATCCAACCCTCAGTCAAAGGGTGGTCTTCAGCCTTGATCTCCAGTATAAGGGGTGTGACAACTGTCAAGAGGAAATCTTCGTCGTCCATTTTGGCCATctggggaaagaaggggctGAGATGCAGGCGATCAAAGTTCGGAGCAGTGGGCGTTGAGGTGGGGCTcggggaagaagttggGAACTCGGATTTCTGTAAACGGCCGGATTTGAGGTGTCAGCGTTCAAGTTTGCGTTCCATGTACGAGACAGACATACCTTGTGTACACTGTAGGCTACAAGGGCGCCATCCGGTACACGAACGCCAACGGCACTTGATGGTTTGTAAGATGTTTCTTCGCCCATATGGCCAATTACCGCTAAATGCATGGGGATATTGAAGAATGTCGACAGCTTTCCGCTCTCGGGATCACGAGTCCTGAGGTGTCCGAGGTCAAACGTAGAGAACCAAAAGCTATAATCTGTGTTTGCTATCCGCCAGATATCCCGATCTTGAGATAGGAAGTTGTTATAGGGCAAGTACTGAATGTATACATGCTCGACTAGTGCTTGAAGATATTCTTCAAAATAAGGGTCCCAACTGGCGATACGAAGCGCATGATACTGTAGATCCATACTTCTCTGAAAATAGAAGGCTTTAGAGGGAACAGCGGAATTGACAGGTCTATCGATGTCGGCAAACGTGCTGGTTCCATTGTCGAGGGGCATTGTGAGTGTGCTGGGCGTACAGCAGGATAAGGAGGGCGAAAGAGAGGATAGGGAACAAACTAAATAACAAAAGGCGGAATATATAAACTGGCGCGCACCGGCGGGAATCGAATTAATAATCGCAAGTTCGCAACCTTCATGTTCCCGGCCCCGTAGCCCAGTGAAGTCAAATGTACTATAACTCGTACTACTCGTCGTTAGCCCCAGAGATTTGTGAAACGCCTTCATGCcattctctttttccctgATCAACAAAAAAACGCAGTTGCAGCCAGAGGCTTACGGATATTCACAGTCTAGGACCGGATAGATCCCTCATCTCTTTGTCGATAGTGTCGAACTGATAAAGGTATAGAGTCTGACCGAAAATAGACCACGTAATCATCTATCTAATTAAGGAACTAGACTAGTGAACTCCGTCAGATAGAGCACTCTCATTTCCATACAAAAGCAGCAGGATGCGGTCACTTTCAAAAATAGATGACACGATGATGTTATGCAAGAGTTGCAAGCTCCGGCATCCGAAAGCGGCCGATGgcactttttttttccaccTTGTCCCCCACGGTCTAAAACCAAACAAACCTCCACTTCGCACGCCGCAGCTGAACCTCCGCCCAGCTAGGTCTTGAGTAGACCTAGAATCCGTAgagtatataaaggggaaTTCTATCTTCGATCTTGAtgatcttcttttcctcgaaAATCAATATTTCGTTGTAAGTTACTTCGTTTGCAAAAGGTCTTCGAGCTCCCCTGCATAACGCTCATAGTACACTGTAGAGCAACGACCGAGGAAAGGAAATCAAAGTCTCTCGCTCAAGGTGGATATACAACCTCTACTATATAGAGCAATGACTGAATGGCGGAATATGTAAACTGGTGCGCATCGGGATGAAATTAACAATCACAACCTCCACCATGTTCCGCTTTAGCGGATGTGGAATTCGTTCCCAAACTTGTTACCTGCTCTATACGTCATACGCTAAAACTTGAACATCACTTTTCGTTTTGACCTCGAGATACGAACAATCCATGATTCATGAATCTATTATAATTACTCTAAAGTTACAAATCGAAATCGTAAAAATCTATTTGAAGCCACTCTACGAAAACACAGT from Cryptococcus neoformans var. neoformans B-3501A chromosome 7, whole genome shotgun sequence encodes:
- a CDS encoding hypothetical protein (Match to EST gb|CF193148.1|CF193148); its protein translation is MPLDNGTSTFADIDRPVNSAVPSKAFYFQRSMDLQYHALRIASWDPYFEEYLQALVEHVYIQYLPYNNFLSQDRDIWRIANTDYSFWFSTFDLGHLRTRDPESGKLSTFFNIPMHLAVIGHMGEETSYKPSSAVGVRVPDGALVAYSVHKKSEFPTSSPSPTSTPTAPNFDRLHLSPFFPQMAKMDDEDFLLTVVTPLILEIKAEDHPLTEGWIQLCGYSLSSFQACRCRWGLFQRGGMFGRLMVLGEVNEEGIAIEYRDPTRDSKDDGDDDEPPKVLKNVDEFELFLKSPRGTGTLPHRLFTNSTLSADGDLDPIGVKVAHATIQMGIDLIKTLPIDRPLGRLPDPPDSDLLSSINVCLRDMINNDETNQHLVHPFQHLSFQNEAASATIQEEAVDKTDMEKEDSSDCCESYESDSYMSIDEEESEQEWWTMGRVEKDLLKEKGDKAYVEAMCKVLRDKGTPFFLLSPSQFDKLSS